A genome region from Streptomyces pratensis includes the following:
- a CDS encoding recombinase-like helix-turn-helix domain-containing protein, which produces MTDTWPYLDVHQSRTHEPTPYEYKLAATLEEVFTREGHELADVVRGLNARQVHAADGSPWTEESFRAEMNRLGA; this is translated from the coding sequence GTGACCGACACCTGGCCGTACCTGGACGTCCACCAGTCCCGTACGCACGAGCCCACCCCGTACGAGTACAAACTCGCCGCCACCCTGGAAGAGGTCTTCACCCGCGAGGGCCACGAGCTCGCCGACGTCGTGCGCGGGCTCAACGCCCGCCAGGTCCACGCCGCCGACGGCAGCCCGTGGACAGAGGAATCCTTCCGCGCCGAGATGAACCGACTGGGAGCCTGA